A window of Sulfuricurvum sp. contains these coding sequences:
- a CDS encoding translocation/assembly module TamB domain-containing protein, which translates to MISKTGLKRLKRGLKHIFVALHTLLILGILLASALFYIAFRPDGLQLVNTFILTPLGIEYKSAEGSLKDGLSLHNIHTETIDIKTLKLDYNLTKILYGKHTIDSIHIDGLRVHLDDFISEGESSSLPLPTFALKEVNLTNLQLISVYPIELDIHAKNGSFDGKNLNFQSLTASVRTQYASGALQGVLKNNAIQGEGVVYPNAKELDPYVADFTTLPTAQRVEILELSDSKVRLATQLSSLNAAFDEKMTLNTISIGMNYHYSDHYLDFNAHYLLKRDDNQMLTTQTLRYNLNGTTTTTFNGILTTPQIPLPTNIVTGNFRDDRAGLAGNISLANSTLLLQSSDYQHYKFHTEIFQRSLDFLHFLPKTLQDSPLSGKCDGIYSLHDKQADGNFTIDHNHAKLSGKFLFQNSTLKLNADTILPSDAPTWNNWSIKPPSQLELSLTYSVLKSHLSLNGKDLALSLERYNERVEGSGNYLGTFFDITGSHNNEQTDVTITSITPSLSKTLNSLPNFTPPNLRYYDAEVRTSTHITYDTTLHIATDISLPWYAIIMDSARQYSGVNSHANLRYDENNITLINYTVDIANHQITSNKPSSLHIDQGHLFIDEAWIFDALRLNGDINLDTLAITLHLKSDRFSYNGPEGNAHIALDLQYIRDENLTQKLAGQITLLDGEITYLPLQQFKVMDDDVIIVQDVAAPNNGSLAMDVKIIADQPLHYLTKELDLYITPNITLWKDPLDAMELLGMITIPKGKMTTTGKTFTLRPSYIYFGGSVPINPYLDITADYEVDYKKIEIYVTHRLDSPMFLFNSDPFMNQNDIMSYIIFGAPASTALSSNSGSDVSARADATNFMLGAGLKGLIGGATKIQIDTMNILTTKEGGMGFEVGARLNKDLRVVYKNDTVSSVLVQYTVNRWLRLDADIHALGQGINAIYIKDFRDFLPHNEATHKVRDR; encoded by the coding sequence TGTTGCCCTTCATACGTTATTGATTTTAGGGATACTTTTAGCTTCAGCCCTCTTTTATATCGCCTTTCGGCCCGATGGACTTCAGCTTGTCAACACTTTTATTCTTACTCCGCTGGGAATCGAATACAAAAGTGCCGAAGGTTCACTCAAAGACGGTCTATCCCTCCATAATATCCATACCGAAACCATCGATATTAAGACGCTAAAACTCGACTATAACCTTACTAAAATACTCTACGGTAAGCACACCATCGACAGCATCCATATCGACGGATTACGGGTACATCTCGATGATTTTATCAGCGAAGGGGAGAGCTCGTCTCTCCCTCTGCCCACCTTTGCTCTCAAAGAGGTTAATCTTACCAATCTTCAACTCATCAGCGTCTATCCCATCGAACTCGACATTCACGCCAAAAACGGCAGTTTTGATGGAAAAAATCTCAACTTTCAATCTCTCACGGCCTCTGTCCGAACACAATACGCCAGCGGTGCATTGCAGGGAGTTCTTAAAAATAATGCTATTCAAGGTGAGGGAGTAGTCTATCCTAACGCCAAAGAACTCGACCCCTATGTCGCCGATTTTACCACCCTTCCCACGGCGCAACGTGTTGAGATACTGGAGCTTTCCGATTCCAAAGTGAGACTCGCGACACAACTCTCATCACTTAACGCCGCCTTTGATGAAAAAATGACATTAAACACTATTTCAATCGGGATGAATTATCACTACAGTGATCATTATCTTGACTTTAACGCACACTATCTCCTCAAACGCGATGATAACCAAATGCTCACCACCCAAACACTCCGTTATAACCTCAACGGAACGACGACAACAACGTTTAACGGTATCTTAACGACACCGCAGATCCCCCTTCCCACGAACATCGTTACGGGAAATTTTAGAGATGATCGCGCAGGGCTTGCAGGGAATATCTCCCTCGCAAATTCAACCTTACTGCTCCAAAGCAGTGATTATCAACATTACAAATTTCATACCGAAATCTTTCAACGTTCATTAGATTTTCTCCACTTTCTCCCAAAAACACTCCAAGATTCACCACTCAGCGGTAAATGCGACGGAATATACTCTCTACACGACAAGCAAGCAGACGGAAATTTTACAATTGATCACAACCATGCAAAATTAAGTGGAAAATTTCTCTTTCAAAATAGCACATTAAAACTGAATGCGGATACGATCCTCCCCTCTGATGCACCGACATGGAATAACTGGAGTATAAAACCCCCATCACAGCTCGAACTCTCACTCACCTACAGTGTTCTCAAATCACACCTTTCACTCAATGGAAAAGATTTAGCCCTCTCTCTTGAACGATATAACGAGCGTGTCGAAGGTTCAGGCAACTACCTAGGAACTTTTTTTGATATTACAGGTTCTCATAATAATGAGCAAACTGATGTTACAATTACCTCTATCACCCCATCTCTTTCAAAAACACTTAATTCGTTACCCAACTTCACCCCTCCGAATCTTCGCTATTACGATGCTGAAGTACGCACTTCCACCCACATCACCTACGACACAACATTACACATTGCAACCGATATCTCTCTGCCGTGGTATGCTATTATTATGGATTCTGCTCGGCAATACAGTGGGGTAAATTCCCATGCAAACCTTCGCTACGATGAAAACAATATTACCCTTATTAACTATACCGTTGATATTGCCAATCATCAAATCACCTCCAATAAACCCTCCTCCTTACATATCGATCAAGGACACCTCTTTATTGATGAAGCATGGATATTTGATGCCCTACGGCTAAATGGAGATATAAATCTCGATACTCTGGCAATCACATTACATCTAAAATCGGATCGGTTTAGCTACAATGGACCAGAGGGGAATGCTCATATTGCCTTGGATCTCCAATATATTCGTGATGAGAATCTCACACAAAAGCTCGCAGGACAAATCACCCTGCTCGATGGAGAGATCACCTATTTACCACTCCAGCAATTTAAAGTAATGGATGATGATGTCATTATCGTCCAAGATGTAGCCGCTCCAAATAACGGTTCATTAGCTATGGATGTTAAAATTATCGCCGATCAACCGCTCCATTATCTTACCAAAGAACTCGATCTCTACATCACTCCCAATATCACCCTTTGGAAAGATCCACTGGATGCTATGGAACTGCTTGGCATGATTACCATTCCAAAAGGGAAGATGACAACGACAGGAAAAACCTTCACTCTCCGTCCCAGCTATATCTATTTTGGAGGATCAGTTCCTATTAATCCGTACCTCGATATCACTGCTGATTATGAAGTCGATTACAAAAAAATCGAAATTTATGTTACCCACAGACTCGATTCTCCGATGTTTTTATTCAACTCTGACCCTTTTATGAATCAAAACGATATTATGAGCTATATCATTTTCGGTGCACCTGCATCCACCGCACTCTCTAGTAACAGTGGTAGCGATGTGAGTGCCCGCGCCGATGCGACCAACTTTATGTTAGGTGCAGGGCTCAAAGGGCTTATCGGAGGGGCAACCAAAATTCAGATTGATACTATGAATATTCTCACGACCAAAGAGGGGGGAATGGGATTTGAAGTGGGAGCACGCCTCAATAAAGACTTGCGTGTTGTTTATAAAAACGATACCGTATCGAGCGTCCTTGTTCAATACACCGTTAATCGATGGTTACGACTCGATGCCGACATTCATGCGCTAGGGCAAGGGATCAATGCTATCTATATCAAAGATTTCCGTGATTTTCTCCCCCATAATGAAGCGACTCACAAAGTTCGAGATAGATAA
- a CDS encoding glycine zipper 2TM domain-containing protein, whose product MKKVFISISLVLSTSILMAQSGGYGTSPSDTIISDIEYVSVTRSEPIYSTVSKKIPHEVCEDQQVAVQEQGGNSNVVGGLVGAALGGVLGHQLGGGSGKVATTIGGAAIGTMLGQNADRPTQTNYQTVRRCYTQYDMQTDNVITGYMNYAKYRGRDIAKTSSQPLKEIKVTNSFSF is encoded by the coding sequence ATGAAAAAAGTTTTTATCTCAATCTCTTTGGTGTTGAGTACATCGATCCTGATGGCACAATCAGGGGGATATGGGACTTCGCCATCAGATACGATAATCAGCGATATCGAATATGTATCGGTAACACGATCTGAGCCGATCTATTCTACGGTTAGTAAAAAGATTCCCCATGAAGTATGTGAAGATCAGCAAGTAGCTGTGCAAGAACAAGGGGGGAATAGCAATGTTGTGGGAGGACTCGTCGGAGCTGCATTAGGGGGAGTACTCGGACATCAATTAGGTGGTGGAAGCGGTAAAGTTGCAACGACTATCGGGGGGGCGGCAATAGGTACTATGCTGGGGCAAAATGCCGATCGTCCGACTCAAACCAACTACCAAACAGTCCGTCGTTGTTACACTCAATACGATATGCAAACCGATAATGTTATTACGGGCTATATGAATTATGCAAAGTATCGTGGACGAGATATTGCGAAAACAAGCTCACAACCGTTAAAAGAGATAAAGGTTACAAATTCGTTTAGTTTCTAA
- the dgt gene encoding dGTP triphosphohydrolase: MSPEERFFSISNDFRSPYARDRDRIIHSGSFRHLEYKTQVFLNSQGDFFRTRLTHSIEVSQIARSICSHLGLQESLAESIALSHDLGHTPFGHIGGDTLDECLKERGFSHGFEHNFQSFRVVTKLEQRYKAFLGLNLTYATLEGILKHSYPYNKPFLPQDIRDAFALDTHPSIEAMIVDRADEIAYISHDIDDGIASGLISFEMLKSSELIQTILQKVYDEGIYENEDEMFRYRFSSHLINHLVYSLLEFSRGKIDNSRVLASLIPASEEIPIGFELELETQIKKLKKILYKELYQHKSIMRKMFAGKQAVIGLFNALMEEPKMLPRYYLQQLDIRNTHRVIADYIASMSDRYAMELYNELYGREG; encoded by the coding sequence ATGTCTCCTGAAGAGCGATTCTTTTCAATAAGCAACGATTTCCGATCCCCATACGCTCGTGATCGTGACCGGATTATCCATTCAGGAAGCTTTCGTCATCTTGAATACAAAACTCAAGTATTTTTAAATTCTCAAGGGGATTTTTTCCGTACACGCCTTACTCACAGTATCGAAGTGAGTCAAATAGCCCGCTCAATCTGCTCCCATTTAGGGTTACAAGAATCGCTTGCAGAGTCTATCGCCCTCTCTCACGATTTAGGTCACACACCATTTGGTCATATCGGAGGAGACACGCTCGATGAATGTTTAAAAGAGAGGGGATTTAGCCATGGATTTGAACACAATTTTCAAAGTTTTCGTGTCGTTACCAAACTCGAACAGCGTTATAAGGCATTTTTAGGGCTTAACCTCACTTATGCGACATTGGAGGGGATTTTAAAACACTCTTATCCCTACAACAAACCGTTTTTACCCCAAGATATCCGCGACGCTTTCGCGTTAGATACTCACCCTAGCATCGAAGCGATGATTGTCGATCGTGCCGATGAGATTGCCTATATTAGTCACGATATCGATGATGGTATTGCATCAGGACTTATCTCTTTTGAGATGTTAAAATCGTCCGAACTTATACAAACGATTCTCCAAAAAGTATACGATGAGGGGATTTATGAAAACGAAGATGAGATGTTCCGTTACCGTTTTAGCTCTCACCTCATCAACCATTTAGTCTACTCACTCCTCGAATTCTCACGCGGGAAAATTGATAATAGCCGTGTGTTAGCTTCGCTTATCCCCGCATCCGAAGAGATACCGATAGGGTTCGAGCTAGAACTTGAAACACAAATCAAAAAACTCAAAAAAATTCTCTACAAAGAGCTCTACCAACATAAAAGCATTATGCGTAAAATGTTTGCCGGAAAACAAGCCGTTATCGGTCTCTTTAATGCCCTAATGGAAGAGCCGAAAATGTTACCACGTTATTATCTGCAACAGCTCGATATTCGCAATACTCACCGCGTTATTGCCGATTATATTGCCAGTATGTCAGATCGGTATGCGATGGAACTTTATAACGAGTTATACGGAAGAGAGGGGTAA
- a CDS encoding NAD(P)/FAD-dependent oxidoreductase, with protein sequence MKHIAIIGGGASGLMAALFAARTGADVTIYEHNNNVGKKILASGNGRCNIINTTASYEDYAGADPQFVTYALKQLNFYYFEKFCHSIGLVLDIKEDGRCYPLSNEAKSVLIALKSAVSETGVKIITDSKVIAITKHDSRFNVQTEMDKHNYNNVLIATGSEAAPQLGATGDGYTFARAFGHEILPTYPSLVQLHLNSKNHPKMAGVKTVAEVTLFIDNKSYIKVTGDILFAAYGISGLAILDISQRASYALLHKQRVSISLNLLPRYEREELVCVIEKLFASIPKHDAHTALCGLLPAKIVTYLLEDAAITQNTPVSSLNQKDVKKLAHLIGEWEFEVTDTHGFKHAEVSGGGVSTAQINNKTMESKLIEGLYFAGEVIDIVGRRGGYNFNFAWASGMIAGKEMGK encoded by the coding sequence ATGAAACACATAGCAATTATCGGCGGTGGCGCGTCAGGACTTATGGCGGCACTCTTTGCAGCAAGGACGGGGGCTGATGTCACCATTTATGAGCATAACAACAACGTGGGAAAAAAGATACTCGCTTCGGGTAATGGACGGTGTAACATCATCAACACCACCGCATCTTATGAAGATTATGCGGGGGCTGATCCTCAGTTTGTTACCTATGCCCTTAAACAGCTCAATTTCTACTATTTTGAAAAGTTCTGTCACTCCATCGGACTCGTGTTAGATATAAAAGAAGACGGCAGATGTTATCCCCTCTCCAATGAAGCCAAATCGGTCTTGATTGCCCTCAAAAGTGCCGTGAGTGAAACGGGGGTAAAAATCATCACCGATTCCAAAGTCATCGCTATTACCAAACATGATTCACGCTTCAACGTACAAACGGAGATGGACAAACACAATTATAACAACGTTTTAATCGCTACAGGCTCAGAAGCGGCACCACAATTAGGAGCTACAGGAGATGGCTACACTTTCGCCCGTGCATTCGGACACGAGATACTCCCCACCTACCCAAGCCTCGTACAACTCCATCTAAATTCCAAAAATCACCCTAAAATGGCGGGGGTTAAAACCGTTGCCGAAGTCACCCTATTTATCGATAACAAAAGCTACATAAAAGTAACAGGGGACATCCTCTTTGCTGCGTATGGGATTTCGGGACTCGCCATCCTCGACATCAGCCAACGCGCTTCGTATGCTCTGCTACACAAACAACGCGTTAGTATCTCCCTCAATCTCCTCCCCCGCTATGAGAGAGAAGAGCTTGTGTGTGTTATCGAAAAGCTATTTGCCTCCATCCCAAAACATGACGCTCATACCGCACTCTGCGGTCTACTCCCTGCTAAAATCGTTACCTATCTCCTCGAAGATGCCGCTATCACACAAAACACACCTGTATCTTCTCTCAACCAAAAAGATGTAAAAAAGCTCGCCCACTTGATCGGTGAATGGGAGTTTGAAGTGACCGATACCCACGGTTTCAAACACGCCGAAGTAAGCGGCGGCGGTGTCTCTACGGCACAAATCAATAACAAAACGATGGAATCAAAACTGATTGAGGGGCTTTATTTTGCGGGAGAAGTAATCGATATTGTCGGTCGTCGCGGGGGATATAATTTTAACTTTGCATGGGCTAGTGGAATGATTGCGGGAAAAGAGATGGGGAAATAA
- a CDS encoding Fic family protein, with translation MELQIFYFDTKHAILVHDWIIEHSGGLHGYREIGLLDSALEHIQNDMYYPSFEEKLKHLVYAVNKFHPFMDGNKRSSLTLGAYFLELNGYGYCVKKFVLEMENIVVWLAEGKIEDDLLFDIIKSIIEEDEYSEEIKFRIYEAISE, from the coding sequence GTGGAACTTCAAATTTTTTATTTTGATACCAAACATGCCATTTTAGTTCATGACTGGATTATAGAACATAGTGGTGGATTGCATGGATATCGAGAGATAGGATTACTTGATAGTGCGTTAGAGCATATACAAAATGATATGTATTATCCATCATTTGAGGAAAAACTCAAACATCTGGTTTATGCGGTTAATAAATTTCATCCTTTTATGGATGGCAATAAGCGTTCAAGCCTAACACTTGGTGCTTATTTTTTAGAGCTTAATGGTTATGGCTATTGTGTAAAAAAATTTGTGCTAGAAATGGAAAATATTGTTGTTTGGTTGGCCGAGGGTAAAATCGAGGATGATTTATTGTTTGACATAATAAAATCAATTATAGAAGAAGATGAGTATTCTGAAGAGATTAAGTTTCGTATTTATGAGGCGATAAGTGAATAG
- a CDS encoding DNA-binding protein has translation MTKDLTSSTVSRQNILNNNYALEQIESNLSLGGAFWRDANVFTKTQVASLLTIDERTIDRYLESNKEELAKNGYRVLKGKELKDFKDYVDDIHVADIAKAPSLGVFSFRAVLNIAMLVTESEKAKAIRGKILDIVIDVVAQKAGGHTKYINQRDEAYLPSAYKEHSYRREFTDALDECLPVDKWKYSRYTNKIYEVIFLENAAEYKKILDLTDKDNVRETMYSEVLNAIASFEHGLAVEMKQEYEKLGRKLIPSELDNLITKASQNPYLLPHINDARAKMASRDLCFRDALHHKLESYIQSVPQGDFDKFLGETSKSLEERLSDPETLAVLKRLKDR, from the coding sequence ATGACCAAAGATTTAACATCATCAACAGTCAGCAGACAAAATATTTTAAATAATAATTATGCATTAGAACAGATAGAATCGAATCTATCTTTAGGTGGTGCTTTTTGGAGAGATGCCAATGTGTTTACAAAAACACAAGTAGCAAGTTTATTAACTATAGATGAACGGACTATTGATAGATATTTAGAAAGCAACAAAGAAGAACTTGCTAAAAATGGATACAGAGTTTTAAAGGGTAAAGAACTGAAAGACTTTAAAGATTATGTCGACGACATTCATGTCGCCGACATAGCTAAAGCTCCGTCATTAGGGGTGTTTTCTTTTAGAGCAGTACTCAATATCGCTATGCTTGTTACCGAAAGTGAAAAAGCAAAAGCAATAAGAGGTAAGATTTTAGACATTGTTATCGATGTAGTGGCTCAAAAAGCAGGTGGTCATACCAAATACATAAATCAAAGAGATGAAGCCTATTTACCGTCTGCGTATAAAGAACATAGTTATCGTAGAGAGTTTACCGATGCCTTGGATGAATGCTTACCCGTTGATAAATGGAAGTATTCACGGTATACCAACAAAATATATGAAGTGATTTTTTTAGAAAATGCAGCAGAATATAAAAAAATACTGGATTTGACAGATAAAGACAATGTAAGAGAGACTATGTACTCTGAAGTCTTAAATGCAATCGCCAGTTTTGAGCATGGGTTAGCAGTTGAGATGAAGCAAGAGTATGAAAAATTGGGTAGAAAATTAATTCCTTCTGAACTCGACAATCTTATTACAAAAGCTTCTCAAAATCCCTATTTATTACCGCATATCAATGATGCAAGAGCAAAAATGGCAAGTCGTGATTTATGTTTTCGTGATGCACTTCATCATAAGTTGGAAAGCTATATTCAATCCGTTCCACAAGGTGATTTTGATAAATTTTTGGGCGAAACAAGCAAATCTTTAGAAGAGCGACTATCAGACCCTGAAACACTTGCGGTTTTGAAACGTTTGAAAGATAGATAG
- a CDS encoding abortive infection system antitoxin AbiGi family protein: MGLSSNSIIHFTSTKDSLKGILSNDFHVKYCIEDVILGDKNTTYIAPMVSFCDIPLSEVKNHIENYGSYGIGLSKEWAIKQRLNPVVYVEKKSFFSESLLELFRSTYDAQMHETKATHGLQVFSHIKNYESDLFRKNKEPKRNYRFSDEREWRYIPSYSDAFDDEEKRFSFPSKKEFQTPEQKAYYNDRIKHLKLMFEPNDIKYIIINDESEIGEFIDFLRHVKGKNYSLHDVERLTRRIITTEQIYSDF, from the coding sequence ATGGGACTTAGTTCAAATTCGATCATTCATTTTACGAGTACAAAAGATAGTTTAAAAGGAATCTTGTCTAATGATTTTCACGTCAAATACTGTATTGAAGATGTCATCTTAGGTGATAAAAATACAACCTATATTGCACCTATGGTTAGTTTTTGTGATATTCCTTTATCTGAAGTCAAAAACCATATTGAAAATTATGGTTCTTATGGCATTGGATTATCTAAAGAATGGGCAATTAAGCAAAGACTTAACCCAGTAGTATACGTAGAAAAAAAATCATTCTTTTCAGAAAGTTTACTAGAATTATTTCGATCAACCTATGATGCACAAATGCATGAAACTAAAGCCACACATGGTTTGCAAGTATTTAGCCATATAAAAAACTATGAGAGTGATTTGTTTCGGAAAAACAAAGAGCCAAAACGCAACTATCGTTTTTCAGATGAACGTGAGTGGCGGTATATACCTTCATATAGTGATGCATTTGATGATGAGGAAAAAAGATTTTCTTTTCCATCAAAAAAAGAATTTCAAACACCAGAACAAAAAGCCTATTACAATGATCGAATCAAACATTTAAAATTAATGTTTGAGCCAAATGATATAAAATATATCATAATTAATGATGAATCAGAAATCGGAGAGTTTATTGATTTTTTGAGACATGTTAAAGGTAAAAATTATAGTCTCCATGACGTAGAAAGGCTAACTAGAAGAATTATTACCACTGAACAAATATACAGTGACTTTTGA
- a CDS encoding nucleotidyltransferase domain-containing protein: MITKEAVLEYLRSIKSSHEKEGIVIHGIFGSFARDEASENSDIDVLIETTPHFVEDTDPLRAFSILQALREKISHQFACTVDLADKTGLRGRSGEHILKKTIYV; this comes from the coding sequence ATGATTACCAAAGAAGCAGTTTTAGAGTATCTTCGAAGTATCAAATCTAGCCATGAAAAAGAGGGGATTGTTATCCACGGAATTTTCGGATCATTTGCGAGAGATGAAGCGAGCGAAAATAGTGACATCGACGTTTTAATCGAAACAACTCCGCACTTTGTAGAAGATACCGATCCTCTGAGAGCATTTAGTATCTTACAAGCGCTTCGCGAAAAGATTTCACACCAGTTTGCATGTACCGTCGATCTCGCCGATAAGACAGGCTTACGTGGGCGTAGCGGTGAGCATATCCTCAAAAAGACTATCTATGTTTAA
- the typA gene encoding translational GTPase TypA, producing the protein MQKIRNIAVIAHVDHGKTTLVDGLLKQSGTFGSHEQVNERAMDSNALEKERGITILSKNTAIRYGEHKINIIDTPGHADFGGEVERVLKMVDGALLLVDAYEGVMPQTKFVVKKMLGLGIKPIVVINKIDKPSADPERVVDEVFDLFVAMDATEDQLDFPIIYAAARDGIAKMDMAEPDGDFTCMFNTILEKVPEPTGDPENPTQLQVFTLDYDNYVGKIGIARIFNGKIAKGDNILLAKADGEMVKGKISKLIGFMGLNRMEIQEAEAGDIVAVAGIETVDVGDTICDPQNPMPLDPMHIEEPTLTVVFSVNDSPLAGQEGKHVTANKIRERLDAEMNTNVAMRYETVGEGKFIVSGRGELQITILAENMRREGFEFGIGRPEVIVKEIEGVKCEPFEHLVVDLPADNAGTIIERLGRRKAEMKAMVPMGEGFTRVEFEIPARGLIGFRGQFLTDTKGEGVMNHSFLEFRPYTGNVESRQYGALISMEDGVALAYSLFNLQDRGVLFTAPQTKVYKGMIIGEHSRSNDLDVNPIKGKAQSNVRSSGADEAIKLIPPRDMNLERALEWIEDDELLEVTPLTIRIRKRWLDPSDRKRNGVKK; encoded by the coding sequence GTGCAAAAAATTCGTAACATCGCCGTCATCGCCCACGTTGACCATGGTAAAACGACACTAGTTGACGGATTGCTCAAACAATCCGGTACATTTGGCAGCCACGAGCAAGTCAATGAACGAGCAATGGACTCTAACGCACTCGAAAAAGAGCGCGGGATTACTATTCTCTCTAAAAATACCGCTATCCGTTACGGTGAGCACAAAATTAACATCATCGACACTCCGGGTCACGCCGATTTCGGTGGAGAAGTTGAGCGCGTACTCAAAATGGTTGACGGTGCATTGTTGCTCGTTGATGCGTATGAAGGGGTTATGCCTCAAACCAAATTCGTTGTTAAAAAAATGCTCGGTCTTGGAATCAAACCAATCGTTGTTATCAACAAAATCGATAAACCTTCCGCAGATCCTGAGCGCGTAGTAGACGAAGTATTCGACCTTTTCGTTGCGATGGACGCGACCGAAGATCAACTTGACTTCCCGATTATCTACGCCGCAGCGCGTGATGGTATCGCGAAAATGGATATGGCTGAACCGGACGGTGATTTCACGTGTATGTTCAACACTATTCTCGAAAAAGTACCTGAGCCTACCGGTGATCCTGAAAACCCGACTCAGTTGCAAGTTTTCACCCTCGACTACGATAACTACGTTGGTAAAATCGGTATTGCCCGTATTTTCAACGGTAAAATCGCTAAAGGGGATAACATCTTGTTGGCAAAAGCCGATGGCGAGATGGTAAAAGGTAAAATTTCTAAATTGATCGGATTTATGGGCTTGAACCGTATGGAAATCCAAGAAGCGGAAGCAGGTGATATCGTAGCCGTTGCCGGTATCGAAACCGTAGACGTTGGGGATACTATCTGTGATCCACAAAATCCTATGCCACTTGATCCTATGCACATCGAAGAGCCGACGTTGACCGTTGTTTTCTCGGTTAATGACTCTCCACTTGCTGGTCAAGAGGGTAAACACGTTACCGCAAACAAAATCCGTGAGCGTCTTGATGCAGAGATGAACACCAACGTAGCAATGCGTTACGAAACGGTTGGAGAAGGTAAATTTATCGTTTCCGGTCGTGGTGAGCTTCAAATCACGATTCTCGCAGAAAACATGCGTCGTGAAGGGTTTGAATTCGGTATCGGACGTCCAGAAGTTATCGTAAAAGAGATCGAAGGGGTCAAATGTGAACCGTTCGAACACCTTGTTGTTGACCTTCCGGCAGACAATGCAGGGACTATCATCGAGCGTCTCGGTCGCCGTAAAGCGGAAATGAAAGCAATGGTACCGATGGGTGAGGGCTTTACTCGCGTAGAGTTCGAAATCCCTGCGCGCGGATTGATCGGTTTCCGTGGTCAGTTCTTGACTGATACCAAAGGTGAGGGTGTAATGAACCACTCATTCTTGGAATTCCGCCCTTACACAGGAAACGTTGAGAGCCGTCAATACGGAGCGTTGATCTCTATGGAAGACGGTGTTGCGTTAGCGTACTCATTGTTCAACCTCCAAGATCGCGGTGTCCTTTTCACAGCCCCTCAAACCAAAGTGTACAAAGGGATGATCATCGGTGAGCACAGTCGTTCAAACGACCTTGACGTTAACCCGATCAAAGGTAAAGCACAATCAAACGTCCGTTCATCAGGTGCAGACGAAGCGATTAAACTCATTCCACCACGTGATATGAACCTTGAGCGTGCATTGGAATGGATCGAAGATGATGAACTTCTCGAAGTTACCCCTCTTACTATCCGTATCCGTAAACGTTGGTTAGATCCAAGTGATCGTAAACGTAACGGCGTTAAAAAGTAA